One genomic region from Leptospira tipperaryensis encodes:
- a CDS encoding ABC transporter ATP-binding protein, whose product MNPTHSNESTNVVIDVRNVIKRFKNTTAVNDLSLEIHRGEFVALLGPNGAGKTTLIEMLEGIQKPDEGSIFILGTTWKENETLLRSKIGLALQETRFMDRITVQETLDLFGTFYKSKKERLNEILELINLEDKQKAYVSHLSGGQRQRLALGVSILNYPEILFLDEPTTGLDPGARRDVWKILDRLRQSKTTMILTTHYMEEAETLCERIIIMDKGKILDQGTLPDLLGRTGGGEIIRFSVEDGSNPESLIPSAGMYKYHWDGAKSEARIYVSAITDYLPQLIQTISASGKKLKNLECHKKTLDDLFLSMTGRGLEE is encoded by the coding sequence TTGAATCCAACACATTCAAACGAATCTACAAACGTAGTCATCGACGTTCGTAACGTAATCAAACGTTTTAAAAATACGACCGCGGTAAACGATCTGAGCTTGGAAATCCACAGGGGCGAGTTTGTCGCGCTCTTAGGTCCGAACGGAGCCGGTAAAACAACTCTGATCGAAATGTTGGAAGGGATTCAAAAACCGGACGAAGGATCGATTTTCATTTTGGGAACGACTTGGAAAGAAAACGAAACTCTTCTTCGATCCAAAATCGGATTGGCCTTACAGGAAACTCGGTTTATGGATAGAATCACCGTTCAAGAAACTCTCGATCTTTTCGGAACATTTTATAAAAGTAAAAAAGAAAGACTCAACGAAATTTTAGAACTGATCAACTTAGAAGACAAACAAAAAGCTTATGTAAGTCATCTTTCCGGCGGTCAAAGACAAAGACTGGCACTCGGCGTTTCTATATTAAATTATCCTGAAATACTTTTTTTGGACGAACCTACGACCGGTCTGGATCCGGGAGCGAGAAGGGACGTATGGAAAATCCTGGATCGTCTTCGACAAAGTAAAACTACGATGATTCTTACCACTCACTATATGGAAGAAGCTGAAACTCTTTGCGAAAGAATCATCATTATGGACAAGGGAAAAATTTTGGATCAGGGAACTCTACCGGATCTTTTAGGAAGAACCGGCGGTGGAGAGATCATTCGTTTTTCCGTGGAGGACGGATCCAATCCTGAAAGTTTGATTCCTTCCGCCGGAATGTACAAGTATCATTGGGACGGAGCTAAATCGGAGGCGAGAATTTATGTTTCCGCGATCACCGATTATCTGCCCCAATTGATCCAGACGATTTCCGCATCGGGAAAAAAGTTAAAGAATTTGGAATGTCATAAAAAAACGTTAGACGATCTTTTCCTCAGCATGACGGGAAGGGGACTGGAAGAATGA
- a CDS encoding SDR family oxidoreductase, with product MKLSGNTILITGATSGIGLELAKRFASLNNTVLALGRNKESLSKLSSISGIQTIRCDLTKPADFDRLISLIKKKHSSLNVLINNAGIQFNPDFLKDPDQSGNVEKEIQTNLTIPIRLISILIPILKVHKDSAIVNVTSGLALVPKKSAPLYCGTKAGLHLFTEALRYQLEGSNIRVIEMLPPQVDTPMTAGRGKNKLTTAELTDQFLAALEKDKVYIGIGVVRYLRFLLRLFPSLIYRVVKNA from the coding sequence ATGAAACTTTCAGGAAATACGATCTTAATCACCGGCGCTACGTCGGGAATCGGCCTTGAACTCGCGAAAAGATTCGCCTCCTTAAATAACACGGTACTTGCTTTGGGGAGAAATAAAGAATCGCTTTCCAAGTTATCTTCCATTTCAGGAATTCAAACGATTCGGTGCGATCTTACTAAACCCGCCGATTTTGATAGGCTCATTTCGCTTATCAAAAAGAAACATTCTTCTCTTAATGTTTTGATCAATAACGCGGGAATTCAATTCAATCCCGATTTTCTAAAAGACCCGGATCAAAGTGGGAACGTAGAAAAAGAAATTCAGACTAACCTAACAATCCCAATACGATTGATTTCCATTTTGATTCCGATTCTAAAAGTACATAAAGATTCAGCGATTGTGAATGTTACTTCCGGTTTGGCATTGGTGCCGAAAAAATCCGCGCCCTTGTATTGTGGAACAAAGGCCGGGCTTCATTTGTTTACTGAGGCCCTGCGTTATCAATTGGAAGGATCGAATATCCGAGTGATCGAAATGTTGCCTCCACAAGTAGATACGCCGATGACCGCGGGTAGAGGGAAGAATAAATTGACAACGGCAGAATTGACCGATCAATTTTTAGCCGCTCTGGAAAAAGACAAGGTTTATATAGGAATCGGAGTCGTTCGTTATCTTCGTTTTTTGCTTCGTCTTTTTCCTTCTTTGATTTACAGGGTCGTAAAAAATGCATGA